AAATGTTTTGGAACTGTTGGCAGTGTTTCTGTCTCTAAAACATTTTCTCCCAATTCTATCACGACAACATGTATTGATCAACACCGACAATACAGCTGTATCATACATAAATCGTCAAGGGGGGCTACGGTCACTTCGCCTTCACCGTCTTGCCTATGCCGTTTTGACGTGGTCAAACGCTCATTTGAAATCGCTCAGGGCCACTCCTGTCCCGGGACGATTGAACATAAGGGCAGACAGACTGTCGAGAGCCTCCCTTTCCAACCAGGAATGGAGGGTTCATCCATCAGTAATAGAACACCTAATATGGGCTCGGTTCGGACGGGCGGAGATCGACTTGTTTGCGTCGAAGGAGAACACGCACTGCGAACTGTTCTTCTCCATCCTGGACTGGGACGCACTGTTGGGCACGGATGCGCTGGCGCATACGTGGCCGAATGTCCTTCTCTATGCATTCCCCCCAGTTCACCTGGTCCCGAACGTGCTGACGAGGGTGAGGGACGGGGGCTTCACCTTGATATTGATCGCCCCGTGGTGGACGAACAGGCCATGGCTGGCGGAAATCTTCCAGCTCTTGGTCGGAGTGCCTTGGCGCCTCCCCAACCACACGGACCTCCTGTCTCAGATGGGAGGAGAGCTCCTCCATCCGAACCCGTGCATTTGGAACCTGTACGCCTTCCTCGTGAGCGGGAAGCGCTGAGCTCCGCAGGGCTGCCGCAGAATGTTATCGCAACCATTCAGAGTGCCAGAGCCTCCTCTACGAGGTCTCTATATGACTTAAAATGGTCAGCATTCGAAAAGTGGTGTGACCATAGAGGCATTGTCGCTTTCCAGTGCTCGATCGCGACAGTGCTTACGTTCCTTCAAGAACTGTTTGAACAAGGCAAAGCTCACTCGACGCTTAAAGTCTACTTGTCAGCCATTTCAGCCTGTCATGTAGGCTATGACGGCGTCTCCCCTGGAGCACACCCTCTTGCGAGCAGGTTCCTTAAGGGCGTCCGCCGCCTCCGTCCGGCGGCCAGACATAATTTTCCGACTTGGGACCTGGCCATGGTGCTGGACGCTCTTTGCGATGCACCATTCGAGCCCTTGCAGCAAGCGGACATAAAGGTTGTTTCCTATAAGACAGCGCTCTTGCTCGCACTCGTTTCCACCAAAAGAGTGAGCGAGATTCAAGCCCTCTCCACACATCCATCATGTTTGGAGTTCGGTGCAGGTGGCGACAGTGTTACATTACGACCTAACATTGCGTTCATGCCTAAAGTGCCTATGTCTTATGGCTGCTCTGATCTGCGGCTCTCTTCCTTTTGCCCCCCTCCGTTTTCTTCGGAGGTGCAGGAGAGACTTCATGCGCTGTGCCCTGTCCGTGCATTACGCGTGTATTTGGAAAGGACCGAATCTTTCCGACGCAGTGAGCAACTGTTTGTGTGCTTCGCAACTGGGGCTAAGGGACGCGCACTCTCTACACAGAGACTGTCCCATTGGATTGTGGAGGCTATATCTATGGCCTATCGGGCCAAGGGTAAGGATTCCCCTGGTGCGGTCAGAGCGCACTCCACTAGGGGTGTGGCTGCGTCCTGGGCTGCCTTTCGAGGTGTGCCTATTCAGACTGTATGTGCGGCCGCTGGCTGGGCTTCCTCACATACTTTTGTTAAGCATTACCGCCTTGATGTTACGGCGCCGGCTGTTGCGCACGCTGTACTCGGGGTGAGTGGGCCGGGGCTTACGGACACTGCTTAGTGCAGGACTCAGTTGGCTCCGGTTATAGTCATGTTGTACCGGCTGGGCATCAGGGGCGTTTTTAAGGCTCCCATAGAGTCACGGTCTGTGTCGAACGAGTCGACCGAAAGAGAACGTTAGGCTATTTCATAGCCACGGTTCTCTGAGGGAGATGAGTGAGACACAGACCAACGATGCCCCTTCTGCATGCTCGTCTTGAAGAAGCTGGTCAATGTGAAGAGGAGCGAGCGTCACTGTAATTTATAATAGGTAGGCGGGGCTACCTGTGAGTGACAGCTCTCTCCGCCAATAGGCGTGTTTAAAAAGGCTTCAAGAGCGGTCGCGCGAGGGCGCTATCCCATAGAGTCACGGTCTGTGTCTCACTCATCTCCCTCAGAGAACCGTGGCTATgaaatagcctaacgttatttaatttgtattgttatttatttgtatgtcgctttggacaaaggcgtctgctaaataaccataaccataaccataaccataaccattatgACACCCTTTGAATGCAAGCTAAgtttcagccacacacacacacacacacacacacacacacccatgcataaacatacacacataaagaaaaatacacacatgcatgcaaaaatgcacccatgcacacagagatacatacacgtacacacacacacacacacacacacacacacacacacacacacacatacacatatattatatatattatataactTACAAATATTTCCTTTAAGAATTGGTGTATATTAGCTTCACTGCTTGCTTGAAGAGCTCAGCTGTGTTTATTCCATGTCTATttatccatctccctctctaaaCAAAGTAAAAGATTCTTGAACGCTAGATGGGTGCTCTGAAATCATTGGTAGGTATTTTGTACTATTCATTATATTgtaagtcatggaaattcaaCATGTGATTCGCCTCTCTCAGTGCTATTATTGCAGACCTATCTGTCAGTTGTTTCTGAGGGCAGGCTTTATCTCGCTTAAGACTGGCATCCACCAGACACTGCattcagcggtgtgggcttgaccCGCAGGATTTTGGAACGGCAGACATTTCTGGTGGGCTTTGCTCTGTTAGAAACAATAGAgttctatttttcttttcttggcgTGTTgcgtatactgtactgtactgtccggtgggcgccggccttcaCTTTCACGCATGGCCTGTCTGCAGCAGCGATAtgaggaaaagaagaaaattCTTGGCTAACAAAGCACATGCCTCCTGCTACACAAAAGTGTATCCCTGACTATAGACTCAATGTGAAGCAGCAAATTGTTAGGTTAAAAtaatcaaaaataaaataatctgCACTGAATGCGATGGGGTATTTACTATTTGCCTAATAGTTTGATGTTGTCTTGGAAAGTTGTCGTTCAGAAGTCATTTCAGTTAGCATTGTATTTTCCATCTGTCGCTGATGGTTAGACATGACATTCTCAGGGAacctacagtataggcctatattatttTAATCTGTAAAAGTGTCAGATGCATGCAGCCATAGGCTACTTAAATTCTGCTTACTGCATGTTTATTGAaatacaatataataatattcaATATTCATTATTGGATGCATAATGGGGGTATAGTGTAGTGGGGTGGTGGTATGGTGTAGTTGGGTGGGGGTAGGGTGTAATGGGGTGGGGGTATGGTGTAATGGGGTGGGGGTATGGCAGGGCCGATTCTTCCTACAGGCCACCAAGGCGACCGCCTAGGGCGCCAATTGGTTGTAGGGCGCCCTaaagcatctttctttcttttaacaaCACTACATCACTATACTCAGAAAAACATATCTCCACAATATACCTTTAAGTGATCAGCAGTAAAAAATACTCTTTGattacacatgtactgtaccccTTTACACAAGTACGGTTTTCTCTCCAAGATCGTGTGGAGCAGCTCTGTACGCAGGGGAGCTTCGCCTTCAGTCGTGCCACTGGCTACAGCTTCAGGCCGCTAACGGCCTTACAATCCCCTATGTGGGTTATCTGGAGCTGGAGGTCACTCTTTgtgaagaatagaatagaatagaatatatatttttttgattccgtgagggaaattcatttctctgcatttaacctcaattagtgaacacacacagcacagtgtacacacagtgaggtgaatcaaaCACttacccagagcagtgagctgcctgcccaaccagcggcgctcggggagcagtgaggggttaggtgccttgctcaagggcacttcagccgtggactggtcggggatcgaaccggcaaccctccagttacaagtcccaagccctaaccagtaggccacggctgccccaatatcAATATCACGGCTGCTCCTTCATATCATTGTGGTAAGACTATATACAATGCTGTGGAATTTTAGTAGTGAGGGATCCAGTAGGTACTCTTATTTCGCCCGTGGCTCCTGGGGTGTTGGGGATGAATGTGATAAGCCGATGTTATCGAGAGCTTTTTGGGACACACGGCCCGGCCCTGTTTGATTCTCCTGCTGTCTCCCACGCACCCGGTGAAACAACGGTAATTTGCCGCTTCACAATGCAGACTTCTAGGTAAATTCGTGCATATGAAGGTCTTTAGTCCTGTCAACatttcgagggctgagaacgtaggttacgaatgtaactatggatctgtgagaccgagggatgaccgtcactacggtctaaaaaggaatgatcaccttcgttctgccaatcaccgagaccatatgtcaaaatagtcatgtccatgacctccggaagcagaacgacttgcgttaataaatagcagagaatgctcccgggtcagtctcctatccctgaacgcctcagaatggtccgagcgacaaggatagtgacggtcatccctcggtctcacagatccatagttacattcgtaacctacgatctgtttcgacctcactctgaccgtcaccacggtctaaaaagggatgACACATACCAAAAGGGTCGAGAGGAACCCAGAATCAATTATTAAAACCTCGCTCAGTCACGGACATGAGGGCGGCATCGCCGACTGGAGGCGGGCGAGTTACATCCACCCTGTAAAAACGGGTAAAAGTGCATGGCTTCGACCATGAAGCCGCTGCACAGATATCGTCTGCTGCTACACCCCTAAGGGCAGCCCAAGACGTAGCCATACTCCTGGTAGAGTGAGCCCTCGTACCAGAAGGAACCGGTATTCCCTGCGCCCTGTAAGCTTGGGAAATAACCTCCACCAGCCAATGCGAGAGTCTCTGCTTGGAGAGTGGAAGCCCCTGCTTTGCTGCCCCATAACAGATAAAAAGCTGAGAGTGTGCTTTCCGCAAGGACTGCGTATGGGCCAGATAGGCCCTCAAGGCCCTGACTGGGCACAGGGTCAGCAACTTGTCTTGCTCTGCCTGTAAGGTGGAAGAAGGCTGAAATTGAGCCACctctggccccagccgtggtgcgactggctggggcacctgcaccgcacgccggcgacccgggttcgattcccgccccaacgctctctcccactctcttcctgtctctctcaactgtcctatcattaaaggcataaaagcccaaaaaatttacttaaaaaaagtaattaaaaaaaaaaagaaattgagcCACCTCCAGAACCTGGTTAATGGACTGCGGGTTAAGAACCTTTGGCAGGAAAGCTGGATTCGGCCAAAGTGACACGCTAGCACCTTCTGCCTGCCACCTAAGGCACACAGCCCACTGACACGTTTCGCAGAACAGGGCGCCAAGAGAAAGGCAGTCTTAAGTGACAAGGAACGCAAATCTGCATCTAAAATAGGCTCATACAGGCCTACAGTAAGCGACGTTAAAACTGTGGGCAGGTCCCAGCCCGGTGCCCACAAAGTGTGACCTGGACTCAACCGACGGGCTCCCTTCAAGAACTGGCAAACCAAGGGATGCCTACCAAGGGGACCATTGTCCACACCCTGCTGAAGTATAGACCTTCACGGTACTGGCCGCCTTGCCTTGATCCAATTCGGACTGCAAGAAATGCAAAACTTGTGGCACGgggctcacactcacaccaatcTGAAAAGATCCCCCACCTGAGTGCGTAGCAAGCTCTAGTGGATGTCGTTATTCAGCATGTCCTGAACAGACACATCTACCTGCTCAACGACGGGCCCTGCAGGGGCCAGACCCACAGACAGAGGGTCCCTGGGTTCGGATGCCAGACCCGCCCCTCTGCTTATGACAAAAGATCCGCTCTGCATGGCAGCTGCCATGGATGACCCTGCAGCAGCTGGAGCAGGTCCAGGAACCAAGGCCTCGCTGGCCACCGTGGAGCCACCAGCAAGACTGAGTGGAGAACCTGCGCTATGAGCGGGAGTGGAGGAAAAGCATACAACAAGCCTGTCGGCCATTCTTGTGACAGAGCATCCAGGCCCGAACTGCCCCCCTGCCCTGTGAGGGAGTACCACTCCAGGCAGTGCGTTGTCTCCGCCGATGCAAAGAGATCGACTTGTGCGATCCCGTACCGCATCCAGATCTGGCTTACGACCTCCGCGCTCAATCTCCATTCTCCCGGGAGTGGCCCCGTCCTGGAGAGAATGTCGGCCGCCCTGTTCTCCACACTCGGGATGTGCACCGCCCTCAGTGAAGACAGCCGCGGCCATGCCCAAGTCAGTAAGCCCTCCACCACCTTGAGGCACCGCTGGGACCTCGTTCCCCCTCGGTGATTGACGTAGTACACCG
The Sardina pilchardus chromosome 13, fSarPil1.1, whole genome shotgun sequence genome window above contains:
- the LOC134099188 gene encoding uncharacterized protein LOC134099188, producing the protein MWRDPSVLSRGASMGLIAMRKVLTTDASLTGWGATLENWAVGGSCSPGPERADEGEGRGLHLDIDRPVVDEQAMAGGNLPALGRSALAPPQPHGPPVSDGRRAPPSEPVHLEPVRLPREREALSSAGLPQNVIATIQSARASSTRSLYDLKWSAFEKWCDHRGIVAFQCSIATVLTFLQELFEQGKAHSTLKVYLSAISACHVGYDGVSPGAHPLASRFLKGVRRLRPAARHNFPTWDLAMVLDALCDAPFEPLQQADIKVVSYKTALLLALVSTKRVSEIQALSTHPSCLEFGAGGDSVTLRPNIAFMPKVPMSYGCSDLRLSSFCPPPFSSEVQERLHALCPVRALRVYLERTESFRRSEQLFVCFATGAKGRALSTQRLSHWIVEAISMAYRAKGKDSPGAVRAHSTRGVAASWAAFRGVPIQTVCAAAGWASSHTFVKHYRLDVTAPAVAHAVLGVSGPGLTDTA